A stretch of Gemmatimonas aurantiaca T-27 DNA encodes these proteins:
- a CDS encoding tyrosine-protein phosphatase — MIDIHSHLLPGVDDGSPSFEVSVPVLERFAREGVTTVVCTPHLNAGQAAQAPYEAHLALFQELQRRAPQGMTLELGWEIMLDTPQIDLTAPELSLGSSRAVLVEFTRGGLPRGASNELRRIARMGRTPVLAHPERYFGCTIDMVREWRSFGVVIQTDASVLMGRGVPSELAREMLALGLIDILASDNHGDHRSLGTAHSWLMERGGEEQVDLLTRVNARQLLDDEETLPVPPLGGGFFSKVRRLFGR; from the coding sequence ATGATCGACATTCATTCGCACTTGCTGCCGGGCGTGGACGACGGATCCCCGTCATTCGAAGTCTCCGTTCCCGTCCTTGAACGGTTTGCGCGAGAAGGCGTTACGACCGTGGTCTGCACCCCGCATCTCAATGCCGGCCAGGCTGCGCAGGCGCCGTACGAAGCACATCTCGCGCTCTTTCAGGAACTCCAGCGTCGGGCACCGCAGGGCATGACGCTGGAGCTCGGCTGGGAGATCATGCTCGATACGCCGCAGATCGACCTCACCGCGCCTGAGCTTTCACTCGGATCCTCGCGGGCCGTGCTGGTCGAATTCACGCGAGGCGGGTTGCCGCGTGGGGCGTCCAACGAGCTGCGCCGAATCGCCCGAATGGGGCGCACGCCGGTGCTGGCTCATCCGGAGCGCTACTTCGGCTGCACCATCGATATGGTCCGGGAGTGGCGCAGTTTCGGGGTGGTGATTCAAACCGACGCCTCGGTGCTCATGGGACGGGGCGTGCCATCCGAGCTGGCGCGTGAAATGTTGGCCCTCGGTCTGATCGACATTCTCGCCTCCGACAATCATGGCGACCACCGCTCACTCGGGACGGCGCATAGCTGGCTGATGGAGCGTGGTGGGGAAGAACAGGTCGATTTGTTGACGCGTGTGAACGCGCGCCAGTTGCTGGACGACGAAGAAACGTTGCCGGTGCCACCGCTGGGTGGAGGCTTCTTCAGCAAGGTGCGCCGATTGTTCGGACGTTGA
- the alaS gene encoding alanine--tRNA ligase produces the protein MNASEIRSRFLAFFEKNGHAIRPSSSLVPADDPTLLFTNAGMVQFKKVFLGMEEAPDGKRRATTSQKCVRAGGKHNDLEQVGHTARHHTFFEMLGNFSFGDYFKRDAIKFAWEFITEDLKIPREHLRVTVFHEDDEARQLWKDVADVPENRIYGLGAKDNFWQMADTGPCGPCTEIYVDLAKLAADWAFPADATGEWTNTEIEDYSLDAFVEGAEAGRFLEIWNLVFMQFDRQADGTLVPLPKPSVDTGAGLERIAAVMQGVTNNFHTDLFRPLIAKVEDVVGIGYPYRPGVGLGKAYAKDGQEIDPASFRVLADHARAVGFLLADGVFPSNEGRGYVLRRILRRAVRHAWLLGRREPTLVHVVEVLIDTMRDLYPELHVRRKHILETTRAEEDRFLTTIDAGMSRFEELAPAASTQGSTTMRGTLSGEDAFRLYDTFGFPIDLTDLMARERGYLVDIAGFERSLQAQRKQSQEDRKSRQITVSADDFADPTHWTHDQQHQAALGRFVGYETTEIETIVTAVRQLPDGRVAVMLRETPFYAESGGQVSDHGTITGEGWTVEVNEVRKLDGRIAAIGSSTGEIIFGRAHAVVPRDRRRDTERHHTATHLLHAALRKVLGDHVHQAGSLVTPDRLRFDFTHHGPVTAEQLAAIEADVNAGVWQSAPVNTREESYVDAVAHGAMALFGEKYGDVVRVVEIPSLSVELCGGTHVRNTAEIGLVRVINESGVAAGVRRIEAVSGPRAFQFLADRERALLQVASRLKVPMSGMTSGAEQIERKLDALMDERKQLEKRLEESLRGGGAGGGLAQQLIAKAIDAGGTRFIAAKVDVPDVKALQALGDAVREALGSGVAVLGAALADGKGALLAVATDDARDRGLRADAVVRDVAATVGGRGGGKPHMAQAGVEPGQIDAALAAAEAVVNRLASTGA, from the coding sequence ATGAACGCGTCCGAGATCCGCTCCCGATTCCTGGCCTTCTTCGAAAAGAACGGCCACGCCATCCGCCCAAGCTCCTCGCTTGTTCCGGCCGATGATCCCACCCTGCTGTTCACCAACGCAGGCATGGTGCAGTTCAAGAAGGTCTTCCTCGGCATGGAGGAAGCACCCGACGGGAAGCGGCGAGCTACCACCTCGCAGAAGTGCGTGCGGGCAGGTGGCAAGCACAACGACCTCGAACAGGTCGGTCACACGGCGCGTCACCACACGTTCTTCGAGATGCTCGGCAACTTCTCGTTCGGTGACTACTTCAAGCGCGATGCGATCAAGTTCGCGTGGGAGTTCATCACCGAAGATCTGAAGATTCCGCGTGAGCATCTGCGCGTCACCGTCTTCCATGAAGACGACGAAGCCCGTCAGTTGTGGAAGGACGTGGCCGACGTCCCCGAGAATCGTATCTACGGGCTCGGTGCCAAGGACAACTTCTGGCAGATGGCCGACACCGGTCCGTGTGGCCCGTGCACGGAGATCTACGTGGACCTGGCGAAGCTGGCCGCCGACTGGGCGTTTCCGGCTGATGCGACGGGTGAGTGGACCAACACCGAGATCGAGGACTATTCGCTCGACGCCTTTGTGGAAGGCGCCGAAGCGGGGCGTTTCCTGGAGATCTGGAACCTCGTGTTCATGCAGTTCGATCGGCAGGCGGATGGCACCTTGGTGCCGTTGCCCAAGCCGTCGGTCGACACGGGCGCGGGGCTCGAGCGCATTGCGGCAGTGATGCAGGGAGTGACCAACAACTTTCACACGGACCTCTTCCGCCCGCTGATCGCGAAGGTGGAGGACGTGGTGGGTATCGGCTACCCGTACCGTCCGGGCGTTGGGCTGGGCAAGGCGTATGCAAAGGACGGCCAGGAGATCGATCCGGCGTCGTTCCGCGTGCTGGCTGATCATGCGCGCGCGGTGGGCTTCCTGTTGGCCGACGGTGTGTTCCCCAGCAATGAAGGCCGTGGGTACGTGCTGCGCCGCATCCTGCGCCGCGCGGTGCGTCACGCCTGGCTGCTCGGTCGCCGCGAACCCACGCTGGTGCATGTGGTGGAAGTGCTGATCGACACCATGCGCGATCTGTATCCCGAGCTGCATGTGCGCCGAAAGCACATCCTCGAGACCACACGCGCCGAAGAAGACCGTTTCCTCACCACCATCGACGCGGGTATGTCCCGCTTCGAAGAACTGGCTCCAGCGGCCAGCACACAGGGCAGCACCACCATGCGTGGCACGCTGTCGGGTGAGGATGCGTTCCGTTTGTACGACACGTTTGGCTTCCCGATCGACCTGACCGACCTGATGGCCCGCGAACGCGGCTATCTGGTGGATATCGCCGGGTTCGAACGCTCGTTGCAGGCGCAGCGGAAGCAGTCGCAGGAAGATCGTAAGTCGCGTCAGATCACCGTCAGCGCGGATGACTTCGCCGATCCGACCCACTGGACGCACGATCAGCAGCACCAGGCGGCATTGGGGCGTTTCGTCGGCTACGAAACCACCGAGATCGAAACCATCGTCACGGCCGTGCGGCAACTGCCCGATGGACGGGTGGCGGTCATGCTGCGCGAGACGCCGTTTTATGCCGAGTCGGGCGGGCAGGTCTCCGACCACGGCACGATCACCGGTGAAGGATGGACCGTTGAAGTGAACGAGGTCCGCAAGCTCGACGGCCGCATCGCTGCCATTGGCTCGTCCACCGGAGAGATCATCTTCGGTCGGGCGCATGCTGTGGTACCGCGGGATCGTCGTCGCGACACGGAGCGTCACCACACCGCAACGCACCTCTTGCACGCCGCCCTACGTAAGGTGCTGGGCGATCATGTGCATCAGGCTGGTTCTCTGGTCACCCCCGACCGTCTCCGCTTCGACTTCACGCATCACGGTCCCGTGACGGCCGAACAACTGGCGGCTATCGAAGCCGATGTGAATGCCGGTGTGTGGCAGAGTGCGCCGGTGAATACGCGCGAGGAGTCCTATGTGGACGCCGTGGCGCACGGCGCGATGGCGTTGTTCGGTGAGAAGTACGGGGATGTGGTCCGCGTGGTGGAGATCCCGTCGCTGTCGGTCGAACTCTGCGGCGGCACACATGTGCGGAATACCGCGGAAATCGGCTTGGTGCGTGTCATCAACGAGAGCGGTGTGGCGGCCGGTGTGCGCCGCATCGAAGCCGTGAGCGGCCCGCGGGCGTTCCAGTTCCTCGCCGATCGTGAACGGGCGCTGCTGCAGGTGGCCTCGCGCCTCAAGGTGCCGATGTCGGGCATGACATCGGGCGCCGAGCAGATTGAACGCAAGCTCGACGCGCTGATGGACGAGCGGAAGCAACTCGAAAAGCGCCTCGAAGAGTCCCTGCGTGGCGGTGGGGCAGGCGGTGGATTGGCCCAGCAGCTCATCGCCAAGGCCATCGACGCCGGCGGCACGCGCTTCATCGCGGCCAAGGTCGATGTGCCGGACGTGAAGGCACTGCAGGCGCTTGGTGACGCCGTGCGTGAAGCGCTGGGCAGCGGCGTGGCCGTGCTGGGCGCCGCGCTGGCCGATGGGAAGGGGGCGCTCCTGGCCGTGGCAACGGACGATGCCCGTGATCGTGGGCTGCGGGCCGATGCGGTGGTGCGCGATGTGGCGGCGACGGTAGGCGGACGTGGTGGTGGCAAGCCGCACATGGCGCAGGCCGGTGTCGAACCTGGACAGATCGACGCGGCCCTGGCCGCCGCCGAAGCGGTGGTGAATCGCCTCGCCTCCACCGGCGCGTGA
- a CDS encoding regulatory protein RecX — MEALRIKSLRESPRRPGRYLLELSDGQAFVVGVAVLADVGATRIGAELTADAVERLREESVITELMDRAVDALARSRRTRSELEVRLRRREATPLQIRTALDRLEASGVLSDEAVARAEAASRLRRGDAPARVRQQLRKKGVAAPRVTAAVAEALEEAREAGFDELASCRAIAEKRVRSLASLEPAVAERRLVAFLLRRGYAGSLVRRVAREVLRRTE; from the coding sequence GTGGAAGCCTTGCGTATCAAATCCCTGCGGGAATCGCCGCGGCGTCCTGGGCGCTACCTGCTCGAATTGAGTGACGGGCAGGCCTTTGTGGTCGGGGTGGCCGTGTTGGCCGATGTGGGAGCGACCCGCATCGGCGCCGAGCTGACAGCGGATGCCGTAGAACGGCTTCGCGAAGAGTCCGTGATCACGGAGCTCATGGACCGGGCGGTCGATGCCCTCGCCCGCAGCCGGCGTACACGCAGTGAGCTCGAAGTTCGGCTGCGTCGTCGCGAAGCCACCCCGCTGCAGATCCGCACCGCACTCGATCGCCTCGAAGCCTCGGGGGTGCTGTCCGACGAAGCCGTGGCTCGCGCCGAAGCCGCCTCACGTCTCCGCCGCGGAGACGCACCGGCCCGGGTGCGTCAGCAGCTCCGAAAGAAGGGTGTGGCCGCCCCACGAGTGACCGCCGCCGTCGCGGAAGCACTGGAAGAGGCCCGAGAAGCCGGGTTCGATGAACTCGCATCATGCCGGGCCATTGCAGAAAAGCGCGTACGTTCGCTGGCGTCATTGGAGCCTGCCGTCGCCGAACGACGCCTGGTGGCCTTCCTGTTGCGACGAGGGTATGCGGGATCGCTCGTACGCCGCGTCGCACGGGAAGTGTTGCGACGCACGGAATAG
- the recA gene encoding recombinase RecA yields MAGSVITDDKRKALALAVAQIEKSCGKGSIMRLGTDAKVRVESIPTGAINLDAAIGVGGIPRGRVTEIYGPESSGKTTLCLHVVANAQKQGGVAAFIDAEHALDTEYAKKLGVDVENMLISQPDTGEQALEICEILVRSGAVDVIVIDSVAALVPKAEIEGDMGDSHVGLQARLMSQALRKLTGAIARSKVSVIFINQLREKIGVMFGNPETTTGGKALKFYASLRLDIRRIGPVKEKEDVIGSHVRVKVVKNKVAPPFKQAEFDIMYAEGISHTSLLVDIGVESGIIDKAGAWYSYGTQRIGQGRENAKMFLKDNPALMAEVEDKVKTVLGVKNGDVGAEEAEE; encoded by the coding sequence ATGGCGGGCTCAGTGATAACCGACGACAAGCGCAAGGCCCTGGCGCTCGCAGTCGCTCAGATCGAGAAGAGCTGCGGCAAGGGTTCGATCATGCGGCTTGGTACCGACGCGAAGGTGCGGGTGGAGTCGATCCCGACCGGTGCCATCAATCTCGACGCCGCCATCGGTGTGGGTGGTATCCCGCGCGGCCGCGTCACCGAGATCTACGGTCCGGAGTCCAGCGGTAAGACCACGCTGTGTTTGCACGTCGTGGCCAACGCGCAGAAGCAGGGCGGCGTGGCGGCGTTCATCGACGCAGAGCACGCCCTCGACACCGAATACGCCAAGAAGCTGGGCGTGGATGTCGAGAACATGCTGATCTCGCAGCCGGACACCGGTGAACAGGCGCTCGAGATCTGCGAGATCCTCGTGCGCTCCGGAGCTGTCGATGTGATCGTGATCGACTCCGTGGCCGCGCTGGTCCCGAAGGCCGAAATCGAAGGCGACATGGGTGATTCGCACGTGGGCCTGCAGGCGCGCCTCATGAGTCAGGCGCTGCGCAAGCTCACCGGTGCCATCGCCCGTTCCAAGGTGTCGGTCATCTTCATCAATCAGTTGCGCGAAAAGATCGGCGTGATGTTCGGCAATCCGGAGACCACCACGGGTGGCAAGGCGCTCAAGTTCTACGCGTCGCTCCGTCTCGACATTCGTCGCATCGGCCCGGTGAAGGAGAAGGAAGACGTCATCGGTTCGCACGTGCGCGTGAAGGTCGTGAAGAACAAGGTCGCGCCGCCGTTCAAGCAGGCCGAGTTCGACATCATGTACGCGGAAGGCATCAGCCACACGTCGCTGCTGGTCGATATCGGTGTCGAGTCGGGCATCATCGACAAGGCGGGCGCCTGGTACAGCTATGGCACGCAGCGCATAGGGCAGGGCCGAGAAAACGCGAAGATGTTCCTCAAGGACAACCCGGCCCTCATGGCGGAGGTCGAGGACAAGGTGAAGACGGTGCTGGGTGTGAAGAACGGTGACGTCGGCGCAGAAGAGGCCGAAGAGTAG
- a CDS encoding YraN family protein, whose protein sequence is MTRARQELGLLGERIAARWLIREGWQLVAHRFRHGHRDIDLIMQREQEVAFVEVKARRGEAFGSPVEAVHARKRRELVRSAKVWVDRHGTEGLEYRFDVLGILIDGQNVRVRHIEGAFQLS, encoded by the coding sequence ATGACACGAGCGAGACAGGAACTCGGATTGCTGGGCGAACGTATCGCCGCCCGCTGGCTCATACGCGAAGGATGGCAGCTCGTCGCACACCGCTTTCGCCATGGCCATCGCGACATCGACCTCATCATGCAGCGCGAGCAGGAAGTGGCGTTCGTGGAGGTGAAAGCCAGGCGCGGCGAGGCCTTCGGGTCACCGGTCGAAGCCGTGCACGCTCGCAAGCGACGGGAGCTGGTCCGTTCCGCCAAGGTGTGGGTCGATCGGCACGGCACCGAAGGGTTGGAATACCGGTTCGATGTGCTCGGAATACTGATAGACGGTCAAAATGTCCGTGTCAGACACATCGAAGGAGCATTCCAATTGTCCTGA
- a CDS encoding glycerophosphodiester phosphodiesterase family protein, translated as MILLDPSATPVIGHRGNRAHAPENTIPSLLEAVALGVDAVEFDLHVTRDGVLVLMHDTTLDRTTDASGPVAARTLAELRAVDAGARFTRDGSSFPWRGRGAGIPTFDEVVDALPRTLPLIIEIKTPDATPLLREAIARHGLAPRIIVAGFDAACTRPLHGAGFAMGACTPDMVSILLPSLLRRPLAAPAFQAMCIPPIYHGIPVPIASLARSMKPHGVVTHIWTVNDPAYALKLWRHGVNGIISDDPGAILAVRGLRSAR; from the coding sequence ATGATTCTTCTCGATCCGTCGGCCACCCCGGTGATTGGACACCGAGGCAATCGGGCGCATGCCCCGGAGAACACCATCCCCTCCTTGCTGGAGGCGGTGGCGCTCGGCGTGGATGCCGTGGAGTTCGATCTGCACGTCACGCGCGACGGTGTGCTCGTGCTCATGCACGACACCACGCTCGATCGTACCACTGACGCCAGTGGGCCGGTGGCGGCGCGGACACTGGCCGAGCTGCGCGCGGTGGATGCCGGTGCCCGCTTCACCCGTGACGGGAGTTCATTCCCCTGGCGTGGACGCGGCGCCGGAATCCCGACGTTCGATGAAGTGGTGGACGCACTGCCTCGCACGCTGCCACTCATCATCGAGATCAAGACACCGGACGCCACACCGCTGCTGCGCGAGGCGATCGCGCGCCATGGCCTGGCGCCACGCATCATCGTGGCGGGGTTCGACGCGGCGTGCACCCGGCCGCTCCATGGCGCCGGATTTGCCATGGGTGCCTGTACACCCGACATGGTGAGCATCCTGCTCCCATCGCTCCTGCGACGACCACTGGCCGCGCCGGCTTTTCAGGCGATGTGCATTCCGCCCATTTACCACGGCATTCCGGTGCCGATTGCGTCCCTGGCGCGCAGCATGAAGCCCCACGGTGTGGTCACGCATATCTGGACCGTGAATGATCCCGCCTACGCGCTCAAGCTGTGGCGGCACGGTGTGAACGGCATCATCAGCGACGATCCTGGTGCCATCCTCGCCGTACGCGGCCTGCGGTCCGCTCGCTAG